The following are from one region of the Pseudomonas putida genome:
- a CDS encoding glycosyltransferase yields MNIVNMMWAGGTPYMSIHKVHRQVLSHAGADARISNWLLLGSGLCCGLGSTREWHMPSRALKGRHFWRLLRPWLRMRLRKALYEAQAEVVLLDGVGVARLVLPLLERVPQVRAKVLFHGKTRLSASDVRLLRMFPAERLSIAAVSQTLAASIEHELGRPVQTLRMALDPLAFAEPLLSREAARQALQLPQVNGVMLGAVGRLVESKGFEMLIEAFAKASARQPGLQLAIIGEGPLRAVLQARIDALGLAGRVHLSGHRDDLQQLYRAFDWLLVPSRSEGLGLVVQEAVMADVPVVCSDLQVFREQLQDTGGYLPVANENAWAEAMVRCAALSGPAVAARQRQALAPEQAWQAFCSGSQSLLRN; encoded by the coding sequence ATGAACATCGTCAATATGATGTGGGCGGGTGGAACGCCGTACATGTCCATCCACAAGGTGCATCGGCAGGTGCTGTCGCACGCGGGGGCCGATGCCCGGATCAGCAACTGGCTGCTGCTGGGTAGCGGGCTCTGCTGTGGGCTTGGTTCGACTCGCGAGTGGCACATGCCGTCACGGGCGCTGAAAGGGCGGCACTTCTGGCGGCTGTTGCGCCCATGGTTGCGCATGCGCTTGCGCAAGGCACTTTACGAGGCCCAGGCTGAAGTCGTGCTGCTCGACGGCGTCGGTGTGGCGCGGCTGGTGTTGCCGCTGTTGGAGCGGGTTCCGCAGGTGCGTGCCAAGGTGCTGTTCCACGGCAAGACGCGTCTGAGCGCCAGTGATGTTCGCCTGCTGCGCATGTTCCCGGCCGAGCGGCTGAGCATTGCCGCCGTTTCGCAGACACTGGCCGCGTCCATCGAACACGAACTGGGCAGGCCGGTGCAGACTCTGCGCATGGCCCTTGACCCGCTGGCGTTCGCCGAGCCGTTGTTGAGCCGTGAGGCGGCCAGGCAGGCCCTGCAGTTGCCCCAGGTAAATGGGGTGATGCTGGGCGCGGTCGGGCGGCTGGTGGAGAGCAAGGGCTTCGAGATGCTGATCGAGGCGTTCGCCAAAGCCAGTGCGCGGCAGCCGGGTTTGCAATTGGCGATCATCGGCGAAGGCCCCCTGCGTGCGGTATTGCAGGCCCGTATCGACGCGCTGGGCCTGGCCGGGCGTGTTCACCTGAGCGGTCATCGCGACGACCTGCAGCAGTTGTACCGGGCATTCGACTGGCTATTGGTGCCTTCGCGCTCCGAAGGCCTGGGGCTGGTGGTGCAGGAAGCGGTCATGGCCGACGTGCCCGTGGTGTGCAGCGACCTGCAGGTGTTCCGCGAGCAGTTGCAGGACACCGGTGGCTACCTGCCCGTTGCCAATGAAAATGCCTGGGCCGAGGCGATGGTGCGTTGCGCGGCGCTCAGTGGCCCGGCGGTAGCCGCCCGGCAGCGCCAGGCGCTGGCTCCGGAGCAGGCCTGGCAGGCGTTCTGCAGCGGCTCGCAGAGCCTGCTGCGCAACTGA
- a CDS encoding glycosyltransferase: protein MKVLFLVQKEQRAILDRLYDGVAANCECDLRWLTSEDQRNLRRYFKREVQVERYDRIVFFLRFKQEIRQAAFIRTVPNLVILEHDAYQNYIPCKYTGKFSAHYRKLPWARVISSGYMVSERLRQEGFDAVFVPKGYDEQLLADQGRERDIELAFVGSTNSVAYSGRKALLDELGRVENLVVTRTKSGEDYCNTLNRIRFFVSADVGMGEYMIKNFEAMACGCVLLAYDQGEQENRALGLQDMHNVVFYDSIPTLQEKLRRLRSDPELARQIAENGRHLAVSRFSFAAVGRSIVDHMRPALRPHPPLSAWQRLRLKLGI from the coding sequence ATGAAAGTCCTATTTCTGGTGCAGAAGGAACAGCGGGCGATTCTCGACCGCCTGTACGATGGCGTCGCGGCCAATTGCGAGTGCGACCTGCGCTGGCTGACCAGCGAAGACCAGCGCAATCTGCGCCGCTATTTCAAGCGTGAGGTGCAGGTCGAGCGTTACGACCGCATCGTGTTCTTCCTGCGTTTCAAGCAGGAAATCCGTCAGGCGGCGTTCATCCGCACCGTGCCGAACCTGGTCATCCTGGAGCACGATGCCTATCAGAACTACATCCCGTGCAAGTACACCGGCAAGTTCAGCGCCCATTACCGCAAGCTGCCCTGGGCGCGGGTGATCAGCTCCGGCTACATGGTCAGCGAGCGCCTGCGTCAGGAAGGTTTCGACGCCGTATTCGTGCCCAAGGGCTACGACGAGCAGTTGCTGGCCGACCAAGGCCGTGAGCGCGACATCGAACTGGCCTTCGTCGGCAGCACCAACAGCGTGGCCTACAGCGGCCGCAAGGCGTTGCTGGACGAGCTGGGCCGGGTCGAGAACCTGGTGGTGACCCGTACCAAATCGGGTGAAGACTACTGCAACACGCTCAACCGGATCCGCTTCTTCGTCAGTGCCGACGTCGGCATGGGCGAATACATGATCAAGAACTTCGAAGCCATGGCCTGCGGCTGTGTGTTGCTGGCGTATGACCAGGGCGAGCAGGAAAACCGCGCACTGGGCCTGCAGGACATGCACAACGTGGTGTTCTATGACAGCATCCCCACCCTTCAGGAAAAACTCCGCCGCTTGCGTTCGGATCCTGAACTGGCCCGGCAGATTGCAGAAAATGGTCGCCATCTGGCGGTTTCCCGTTTCAGTTTCGCGGCAGTTGGACGTAGCATCGTCGACCACATGCGCCCGGCACTCAGGCCCCACCCACCGTTGTCTGCATGGCAGCGGCTGCGCCTGAAGCTGGGCATCTAA
- a CDS encoding PIG-L family deacetylase, with protein sequence MSRKQQLLKRHRRNKRLGLLAGLVALLAVGVFSWWWLPLLLLPLLWAAHEAWFADHLFYAPGEDYAYDFGEQTQEALASLNGDLLKTDCALQGNETLILELRVKSRWLGRFLDPQVELVAGEQTDRQTFERGVDGVRFLNLTGLAAPLQAGTLRLRGRHCRLAGQPRLWITPGVELQRRRVMVIAPHADDAELAAYGLYSRADETWVVTLTAGEIEAEHYQQMGLARAEAARLKGRLRAWDSIAVPRWAGVAESRCVQLGYFCLQLPAMQAAPGQPAASREADLADIRLFRQYNPFPLPADGDGAPTWHNLLADLRALLEMARPEVLVMPHPQLDPHPDHICAQAAVLEALQGLAWQPQTLLCYANHLHDNDRWPMGDSGDGVALPPQLSAAQAWAPCSLVLDLATQRDKAMALGMMHDLQPPAPFKRRLRRLLQRWLAGRRPSPYGENEFFRKAVRRHELFWRREL encoded by the coding sequence GTGAGCCGCAAGCAGCAGTTGCTCAAGCGCCACCGGCGTAACAAGCGCCTGGGCCTGCTGGCGGGCCTGGTCGCGTTGCTGGCCGTCGGTGTGTTCAGCTGGTGGTGGTTGCCACTGCTGCTGTTGCCGCTGCTGTGGGCGGCCCATGAAGCCTGGTTTGCCGACCACCTGTTCTACGCGCCAGGCGAGGACTACGCCTACGACTTCGGTGAGCAGACGCAGGAGGCCCTTGCCAGCCTGAACGGCGACCTGCTCAAGACTGACTGCGCATTGCAGGGCAACGAAACCCTGATCCTCGAGCTGCGGGTAAAAAGCCGCTGGCTGGGGCGCTTCCTTGACCCGCAGGTCGAGCTGGTGGCGGGTGAACAGACCGACCGGCAAACCTTCGAGCGCGGCGTCGATGGCGTGCGCTTCCTCAACTTGACCGGCCTCGCCGCACCGCTGCAGGCTGGCACGCTGCGCCTGCGTGGCCGGCATTGTCGGCTGGCGGGCCAGCCGCGCCTGTGGATAACCCCTGGGGTTGAGCTGCAACGGCGCCGAGTGATGGTGATCGCGCCGCATGCCGATGACGCCGAGCTGGCCGCCTATGGCCTTTATAGCCGAGCCGACGAAACCTGGGTGGTGACCCTGACCGCCGGTGAAATCGAGGCCGAACACTATCAGCAGATGGGTTTGGCAAGGGCCGAGGCCGCGCGTCTGAAGGGCCGCCTGCGGGCCTGGGACAGTATTGCCGTGCCACGCTGGGCCGGTGTAGCCGAATCGCGTTGCGTGCAGCTGGGCTACTTCTGCCTGCAATTGCCTGCCATGCAGGCTGCGCCAGGCCAGCCGGCCGCCTCCCGCGAGGCCGATCTCGCCGACATCCGTCTGTTCCGCCAGTACAACCCGTTCCCGCTGCCGGCCGACGGCGATGGCGCGCCGACCTGGCACAACCTGCTGGCCGACCTGCGGGCATTGCTGGAAATGGCCAGGCCAGAAGTGCTGGTGATGCCGCACCCGCAGCTCGACCCACACCCCGATCACATCTGTGCCCAGGCCGCGGTACTGGAAGCCCTGCAAGGCCTGGCCTGGCAGCCACAAACCCTGCTGTGCTACGCCAACCACCTGCATGACAACGACCGCTGGCCGATGGGCGACAGTGGAGATGGCGTGGCCTTGCCGCCGCAACTGAGCGCTGCCCAGGCCTGGGCACCCTGCAGCCTTGTACTGGACCTGGCGACCCAGCGCGACAAGGCCATGGCCCTGGGCATGATGCACGACCTGCAACCGCCGGCGCCGTTCAAGCGCCGCCTGCGCCGCCTGTTGCAACGCTGGCTGGCCGGGCGGCGGCCGTCGCCTTACGGCGAGAACGAATTCTTCCGCAAGGCCGTGCGCCGACATGAACTGTTCTGGCGGCGTGAGCTGTAG